TTCCTGGGCGTCTGGCTGGGCCATGTCTACGTTCGAAGGCTGGAGTCCGCGTCCACGACGCTTGGGGTTCCCATCGCGCTGGCGGGCTTGATCGGCCTTGGCCTCGAGGTCGCAGCGGTGCTCAGCCGGAGCCCGATAGTCTCGGCCGGCCTGGGTATCTTGGGGATGACAGCCTTATGGGACATGCTGGAGCTCCGCCGACAGGCCCGGCGCGTGGCCGCGGGGCATGCGCCCGCCAACCCGTCCAACCCGCGGCACGCACGGCTCCTGCTCGAAGGCCGGGCTACCACCGTCGATTGGATGGCGCGCGAGCCAGAGGGGCATCGACTCACACCCGAGGAACTGGCCGCTCACGTCCGCAAGCTTCAAACCGTTCCGGGGCCGATCGAAAGGCGAGGCGCATGACTCTCTTCGGACCGGCCCTTGGCATCGTCACCTTGCTCGTTATCGGTATGGGATTCGTTTGGGTAGTTCGAGCGGAGTACTACTTTGGCTACCTTTGGTGGCCGTACGTCATGGGGGCTGGTACCGCATTGGTCGTTGCATCGCTGTTCGTGCCGTCGGTTTGGGTATCGGCGCTCCTGGGGGTGCTGGGCGCATCGCTGGTTTGGGGGTCGACCGAGCTGAAGAACCAGGCGGTGCGCACCGAGCTGGGCTGGTTCCCCTTCAACGCCGGGCAAAAGTTGCAGCCGCCATTCGCCGATCGAATTCGTCGATGGGGCGCGCCGGCACTGTGAGCCACATGACGCCGACCGAGAAACGCGATGTGGTCGTGATCGGGGGCGGCATCGCCGGCCTGGCAGCAGCGCGCTGGCTCGTCGAACAGC
This DNA window, taken from Anaerolineales bacterium, encodes the following:
- a CDS encoding DUF4491 family protein — translated: MSLNVVGLAAAMAAFLGVWLGHVYVRRLESASTTLGVPIALAGLIGLGLEVAAVLSRSPIVSAGLGILGMTALWDMLELRRQARRVAAGHAPANPSNPRHARLLLEGRATTVDWMAREPEGHRLTPEELAAHVRKLQTVPGPIERRGA
- a CDS encoding DUF4491 family protein encodes the protein MTLFGPALGIVTLLVIGMGFVWVVRAEYYFGYLWWPYVMGAGTALVVASLFVPSVWVSALLGVLGASLVWGSTELKNQAVRTELGWFPFNAGQKLQPPFADRIRRWGAPAL